The DNA sequence CGCTGATGTACAGCTTCGCGCAGCGCGCCGATACCCGCGTGGTGGACGAGCCCTTTTATGCGTACTACCTCGCCCGCAGCGATGCTGACCATCCGGACCGGGAAGCGGTACTGGCCAGCCAGCCCACCGACCCCGAAGGTGTCTTCGCGGATCTGGACCGCTTGGATGACCGGCCGTTGCTTTTCCTCAAGGGCATGGCACATCACCTTGGTGGCGTTGACCTGCTCAGGCTGGCGGAATGGAAGAGCCTGTTCTTCATCCGCGATCCCAAGCAGCTTATCGCATCATACGCCCAGGTGATCGAGCGGCCCACCATGCAGGACATCGGCTCGCGCCGTATGGTGGAACTGTTCGATGCGATCCGCGCGGCGGGTGGCGAGGCGTACGTGCTGGACAGCGCCGACCTTGTGAACGACCCGGAGCGGACGCTGATGGCCGTATGCGACCGGCTGGCCATTCCCTTCGATGCCGCCATGCTGGGGTGGGAAGCCGGCCCGCGGCCGGAGGATGGTGTGTGGGCACCGCACTGGTACGCCAATGTGCACCGCAGCACCGGCTTCTCGCCGCAAGCCACCAGCACGCGGCCGCTGCCGACCCACTGCGAGGAATTGTATCGTGAAGCGCTTCCGCTTTACAGGACCTTGAGCGCCCATGCCATCCGTGCCTGACCCATGCTGCAGACCTACGACCCCCGCAACGCCGATATCCTCATCCACGTGAATGGCGCGCTGCTGCCGCGAAGCCAGGCGCGCATCTCCGTATTCGACAGTGTGGTGCAAGGCGGCGACGCGGTCTGGGAAGGCTTGCGCGTGTACCCCGAAGGGGTGCTCATGCTATCGCGCCACCTGCGCCGTCTCCGCGAAAGCGCCCACGCACTGGCCTTTGCCGGTGTGCCGGATGAAGGCGCGATCCGACAAGCCCTTTTCGATACGCTGCGTGCCAACGGGATGACACATGATGCGCACGTTCGTCTTACCCTCACGCGTGGCGAGAAGATCACCAGCGGCATGGACCCGCGCCTCAACCAACATGGCTGCGGCCTCATCGTGCTGGCCGAATGGAAGCCGCCGGTGTTCGACAACAGCAGGGGCATCCGCGTCATCACCTCCTCCATCCGCCGCATGGGGCCGGAGGTGCTCGATCCCAAGATCCACCACAACAACCTGCTCAACAACATCCTGGCGAAGCTGGAAGCGAACACGGCGGGTGTGGACGCGGCGGTCATGCTGGACCGCGATGGACATGTGGCCGAACTGAACGACACGAACCTGTTCGCCATCATCGGCGGCGCGCTGCACACGCCCACCACCACATCCTGCCTGGGCGGCATCACGCGCGGACTGGTGGTCGAACTGGCGCGGGGATCCGGCATCACCGTCCACGAGCGCGCCATCAGCGTCTTTGAAATGATGAACGCCAGCGCCGTCTTCGCCACCGGCACCATGGGCGAGTTGACGCCTGTGCGGGAGATCGATGGCCGCCGGGTGGGCGATGCGTCGGACGATCCGTTGATGACACGCCTGCAGGGTCTCTTCCGTTCCGCCGTGCCGGCACTGTGCGAGGCGGAGAAGTAGCGTCAATCCACGACCCTCCAATCGCTGTACAGCAGCTGGAATTTCACCAGTTCGCACTTCTTGAAGGGGATGTTCCAGTCGCCGTCGTAGTCCACCCGCATGGGCACGAGCGCCCCATCGATGTGGCGGTTCTCCACGTGGATGGTGATGTCGAAATCGAGGATGAGCGAACTGTTGGCGATGCGGTACTGCCGTGCGATGACCTCACCGC is a window from the Flavobacteriales bacterium genome containing:
- a CDS encoding sulfotransferase family protein encodes the protein MRIHLISTPRNVSTALMYSFAQRADTRVVDEPFYAYYLARSDADHPDREAVLASQPTDPEGVFADLDRLDDRPLLFLKGMAHHLGGVDLLRLAEWKSLFFIRDPKQLIASYAQVIERPTMQDIGSRRMVELFDAIRAAGGEAYVLDSADLVNDPERTLMAVCDRLAIPFDAAMLGWEAGPRPEDGVWAPHWYANVHRSTGFSPQATSTRPLPTHCEELYREALPLYRTLSAHAIRA
- a CDS encoding aminotransferase class IV is translated as MLQTYDPRNADILIHVNGALLPRSQARISVFDSVVQGGDAVWEGLRVYPEGVLMLSRHLRRLRESAHALAFAGVPDEGAIRQALFDTLRANGMTHDAHVRLTLTRGEKITSGMDPRLNQHGCGLIVLAEWKPPVFDNSRGIRVITSSIRRMGPEVLDPKIHHNNLLNNILAKLEANTAGVDAAVMLDRDGHVAELNDTNLFAIIGGALHTPTTTSCLGGITRGLVVELARGSGITVHERAISVFEMMNASAVFATGTMGELTPVREIDGRRVGDASDDPLMTRLQGLFRSAVPALCEAEK